A genomic stretch from Streptomyces venezuelae ATCC 10712 includes:
- a CDS encoding HAD-IA family hydrolase, which produces MSNRPKGLILDFGGVLTTPLLPAVLAFERREGLPQGACLTALYKDDEGVRITSDLERGAVSQTEWNEFAGKMLGVSPENLMGRIFGDLRPEPLLIDAAAAARRAGIKVSILSNSVGLAPWDLYDGYELERLYDVVVISEHHLLRKPDPELFEITLKLMGLSADECVFVDDTVAYTEAAEKLGITGVHNQDPKETVAALSELFGVDLATA; this is translated from the coding sequence ATGTCCAACCGCCCCAAGGGCCTCATCCTCGATTTCGGAGGCGTTCTCACCACCCCTCTGCTGCCCGCAGTGCTGGCTTTCGAACGGCGCGAAGGCCTGCCGCAGGGCGCCTGCCTCACAGCGCTCTACAAGGACGACGAAGGCGTCCGGATCACCAGCGACCTGGAGCGCGGAGCGGTCTCCCAGACCGAGTGGAATGAGTTCGCCGGCAAGATGCTCGGCGTCTCCCCCGAGAACCTCATGGGCAGGATCTTCGGAGACCTCCGCCCCGAGCCTCTGCTGATCGACGCGGCTGCTGCAGCGAGGAGGGCAGGGATCAAGGTGAGCATCCTGTCCAACAGCGTGGGGCTCGCCCCTTGGGACCTGTACGACGGCTACGAGCTTGAGCGGCTGTACGACGTCGTCGTGATCTCCGAGCACCACCTGCTGCGCAAGCCCGACCCCGAGCTGTTCGAGATCACCCTCAAGCTCATGGGCCTGTCGGCCGACGAGTGCGTCTTCGTAGACGACACCGTCGCCTACACCGAGGCAGCAGAGAAGCTGGGCATTACGGGCGTGCACAACCAAGACCCCAAGGAGACGGTGGCCGCCCTTTCCGAGCTGTTCGGCGTGGACCTCGCCACGGCCTGA
- a CDS encoding helix-turn-helix transcriptional regulator, giving the protein MPPRQFDGRRLRAARRAKELSQKDVGAAVGVKAPAVSRWEDNQEFPKGEKLPGLAEAVGERLDDLFPNDGPADLQLLRCDAGLSITQAAEVINASRVPVSNAESGRRRLNDAYVQPLAQAYGVTEEELLAAQDVSFGLRPDTPAAPRTVGEKINYLVQHGYFGQEAPSDEEIARRVNEHAGTAVTTDDIVALRAGAAAEASDVVRVGLAHALQVPPRVFRDDAELGPDERQILESLVFLGSISRGQILGLAARGNGEGLSVEMMAKINEVVGELRHKLPEAPDGE; this is encoded by the coding sequence GTGCCCCCTCGTCAGTTCGACGGCAGACGCCTCCGTGCTGCCCGGCGGGCCAAAGAGCTCAGCCAGAAGGATGTGGGCGCGGCTGTGGGCGTCAAGGCGCCGGCCGTCTCGCGGTGGGAGGACAACCAGGAATTCCCCAAAGGCGAGAAGCTCCCTGGGCTTGCCGAAGCTGTCGGCGAGCGGCTTGACGATCTCTTCCCCAATGACGGTCCAGCGGACCTTCAGCTGCTTCGCTGTGATGCCGGCCTCAGCATCACGCAGGCCGCTGAGGTCATCAATGCGAGCCGAGTTCCGGTGAGCAACGCCGAGAGCGGTCGGCGCAGGCTGAACGATGCGTACGTGCAGCCGCTCGCGCAGGCGTACGGCGTGACCGAGGAGGAGCTGCTCGCGGCCCAGGATGTAAGTTTCGGGCTGCGCCCGGACACCCCGGCTGCGCCCCGGACGGTCGGGGAAAAGATCAACTATCTCGTGCAGCACGGCTACTTTGGACAGGAAGCGCCCTCCGACGAGGAGATCGCGCGACGGGTCAACGAGCATGCCGGGACGGCTGTCACGACCGACGACATCGTTGCTCTCCGTGCGGGTGCGGCGGCCGAGGCTTCCGACGTGGTGCGCGTCGGCCTTGCCCACGCCCTCCAGGTCCCTCCTCGCGTCTTCCGGGACGACGCCGAACTCGGCCCCGATGAGCGCCAGATCCTGGAGTCGCTGGTGTTTCTCGGCTCGATCAGCCGAGGGCAGATCCTCGGCCTGGCGGCCCGAGGCAACGGCGAGGGCCTGTCCGTCGAGATGATGGCCAAGATCAACGAGGTCGTCGGAGAACTGAGACACAAGCTGCCAGAGGCCCCGGACGGGGAGTAG
- a CDS encoding MAB_1171c family putative transporter, with product MFDYFKYLTAAVMTIIAVWRFPAVRYGDAHRRALWGGYAGFAVALWLYTPAAMDAVDRIPVIDLSALLRHFASTAAIIAALTYVATSYGRSAEAVVPRHVAVSRWIARASYRAGAVGVTLLTVLFFTVVQRDKPSDNFLIDHAGQWGAAVYMTVFYFFPLVTTAVCGYQWTRAARQAECTSMRIGLSLMGVAMWMGLTHTMARITMLWADVAFPLSPSTMRLLVDATSMWMNLLFLIVAIGASIPTTRAAVARWKTWCTLYKIYPLWFDLVQAFPGTSLYPPGRRLAELRHVRVPIEVRLDRWTQDIADACEKLRYYAPRDLMFAAEDVTASHPDPDLAAEAYWIKAALQAAESTPAYTHAAAPLREKPFVDTDGEAAWLARVSTAYSHVTPEQAQDLLQRSIAAEADPRS from the coding sequence GTGTTCGACTACTTCAAATACCTGACTGCGGCAGTGATGACCATCATCGCCGTGTGGCGTTTCCCCGCGGTGCGATACGGCGACGCTCACCGACGAGCCCTCTGGGGCGGCTACGCGGGATTCGCTGTAGCGCTGTGGCTTTACACGCCGGCGGCGATGGATGCGGTGGATCGCATCCCGGTCATAGACCTGAGTGCGCTGCTCCGGCACTTCGCCAGCACGGCGGCAATCATTGCGGCCCTGACGTACGTCGCTACCAGCTACGGGAGGAGCGCGGAGGCGGTGGTGCCGCGGCACGTGGCCGTCTCCCGCTGGATCGCCCGAGCCTCCTACAGGGCCGGGGCGGTGGGCGTAACACTGCTGACGGTGCTCTTCTTCACTGTCGTGCAGCGCGACAAGCCGAGCGACAACTTTCTGATCGATCATGCTGGGCAATGGGGCGCAGCGGTCTATATGACCGTGTTTTATTTCTTCCCTCTCGTTACGACGGCTGTTTGCGGATATCAGTGGACGAGAGCAGCACGGCAGGCCGAGTGCACCAGCATGCGAATCGGGCTGAGCTTGATGGGTGTGGCCATGTGGATGGGGCTGACCCATACAATGGCACGCATCACGATGCTATGGGCCGATGTCGCCTTCCCGCTGAGCCCTTCCACAATGCGGCTGCTTGTTGACGCGACGTCGATGTGGATGAACCTTCTCTTCCTAATCGTCGCCATCGGGGCGAGCATTCCGACAACTCGTGCCGCGGTGGCACGCTGGAAGACGTGGTGCACCCTGTACAAGATCTATCCACTTTGGTTTGACCTGGTGCAGGCATTTCCGGGTACCAGCCTCTACCCGCCAGGGCGCCGCCTCGCAGAACTCAGACACGTCCGGGTTCCCATCGAAGTCCGCCTTGACCGGTGGACGCAGGATATTGCCGATGCCTGCGAGAAGCTGCGCTACTACGCACCGCGCGATCTGATGTTCGCCGCAGAGGATGTCACAGCCTCACATCCAGACCCCGATCTGGCAGCGGAGGCCTACTGGATCAAGGCCGCCTTGCAGGCCGCCGAGTCGACGCCGGCATATACGCACGCGGCTGCTCCTCTGAGGGAAAAGCCGTTCGTCGACACCGACGGCGAGGCGGCGTGGCTGGCCCGAGTCAGCACGGCCTATTCACACGTCACCCCGGAGCAAGCACAAGATCTTCTCCAGCGGTCGATCGCGGCCGAAGCCGATCCGCGCTCGTAA
- a CDS encoding ATP-binding protein, translating to MTRYRLDDPQPPVPERLRARLEAKLAERGINPAAELPDTPESIPALEAAQLRIPIAYREALVEQPDVAAWVRKVSEGAVAPSAGGLNPQFGASGRRRIMHGPSLLLWGNVGTGKTHQAYAAIRALTASGCGVSWHATTAADLYGDTRPQAGVDLEHQLRRIVRVPLLLLDDVGAAKTSAWTEEVLFRLVNWRCQNQLPTIFTTNLPPVRDLADSPSQPVLRDLVGDRVLSRMSGMCTPVRFTGPDRRFQR from the coding sequence GTGACCCGCTACCGCCTCGACGACCCGCAGCCGCCGGTGCCTGAGCGCCTGCGAGCCCGCCTGGAGGCCAAGCTCGCCGAGCGCGGGATCAATCCCGCCGCGGAGCTGCCGGACACCCCGGAGTCGATCCCGGCCCTGGAGGCCGCGCAGCTGCGCATCCCGATCGCGTACCGCGAGGCCCTGGTGGAGCAACCCGATGTCGCGGCCTGGGTGCGGAAGGTCTCCGAGGGCGCGGTAGCCCCGTCCGCCGGCGGACTGAACCCGCAGTTCGGCGCATCCGGGCGGCGGCGGATCATGCACGGGCCGTCGCTGCTGCTCTGGGGGAACGTCGGGACCGGCAAGACACACCAGGCGTACGCCGCGATCCGGGCCCTGACCGCCTCCGGGTGCGGGGTGTCCTGGCACGCGACGACCGCCGCCGACCTGTACGGCGATACCCGCCCGCAGGCCGGCGTGGACCTGGAGCACCAGCTCCGCAGGATCGTCCGGGTACCGCTGCTGCTCCTGGACGACGTCGGCGCGGCGAAGACCTCGGCGTGGACCGAGGAGGTCCTCTTCCGGCTGGTGAACTGGCGCTGCCAGAACCAGCTGCCGACGATCTTTACCACGAACCTGCCGCCGGTCCGCGACCTGGCCGACTCGCCCAGCCAGCCGGTCCTGCGCGACCTGGTAGGCGACCGCGTGCTGAGCCGCATGTCCGGCATGTGCACCCCAGTCCGCTTCACCGGCCCCGACCGCCGCTTCCAGCGCTGA
- a CDS encoding DUF3040 domain-containing protein, with the protein MTDSDDERIADLEAALWHDDPHFARGLGKGRPRRPREYRRGRAWLALLLALAAVVTGVLVPHGLLLAAGLIMAALAVNLLDSNRLRRLRRRRP; encoded by the coding sequence ATGACCGACTCCGATGATGAACGGATCGCCGACCTCGAAGCCGCGCTGTGGCACGACGATCCTCACTTCGCCCGCGGCCTGGGCAAGGGCCGCCCCCGCCGGCCCCGCGAGTACCGGCGCGGCCGAGCCTGGCTGGCCCTGCTGCTGGCCCTGGCCGCCGTGGTCACCGGGGTACTGGTCCCGCACGGGCTGCTGCTGGCGGCGGGCCTGATCATGGCCGCGCTCGCGGTCAACCTCCTCGACAGCAACCGCCTGCGCCGCCTGCGCCGGCGCAGGCCCTAG
- a CDS encoding SLC13 family permease — MSVTAWLAVAVFGAVYVLIATEKVHRVAAALGGAVVMLLIGATSPEHAFFSDVAGIDWNVIFLLLGMMLIVSVLKRTGLFEFVAIWAAKRSHGRPYRLMVLLIIATAFLSAWLDNVTTVMLIAPVTIAVCTKLGVPVVPYLIAEVMACNIGGAATLIGDPPNIMIGSRAGLSFNDFLLHMAPIAALLVVVFALMARWMFRGAFSYDPKRAAHVMAMRERDAITDPRLLAVSGIVVTIVMACFVLHTTLHLEPSVVAISGGLILLAVSRLDARKVAADVEWETLAFFAGLFVMVGAMVQTGILTDLGQAAARALEGNLFGASMALLFGSIVPSAVIDNIPFVASTSPVVSEIVAASGGGEQAQVLWWSFALGADLAGNATIIASSANVVTVGIADRAGHHISFWQFSRYGLVVTAVTTVLAGAYVWLRYFALA, encoded by the coding sequence ATGAGCGTCACCGCGTGGCTGGCCGTGGCGGTGTTCGGGGCTGTCTACGTGCTGATCGCCACGGAGAAGGTTCACCGGGTGGCCGCGGCCCTGGGCGGCGCGGTCGTCATGCTCCTGATCGGCGCGACGAGCCCGGAGCACGCGTTCTTCTCCGACGTGGCCGGCATCGACTGGAACGTCATTTTCCTGCTGCTGGGCATGATGCTGATCGTCTCCGTCCTCAAACGCACCGGCCTGTTCGAGTTCGTCGCGATCTGGGCCGCCAAACGGTCGCACGGCCGCCCCTACCGGCTCATGGTGCTCCTCATCATCGCGACCGCGTTCCTCTCGGCGTGGCTGGACAACGTCACCACCGTCATGCTGATCGCCCCCGTGACCATCGCGGTCTGCACCAAGCTCGGCGTTCCCGTCGTGCCGTACCTGATCGCCGAGGTGATGGCCTGCAACATCGGCGGCGCCGCCACCCTGATCGGTGACCCGCCCAACATCATGATCGGCTCCCGCGCCGGCCTGTCCTTCAACGACTTCCTGCTCCACATGGCACCCATCGCGGCCCTGCTGGTCGTGGTGTTCGCGCTGATGGCCCGCTGGATGTTCCGCGGCGCTTTCTCTTACGACCCCAAGCGGGCCGCGCACGTCATGGCCATGCGCGAGCGGGACGCCATCACCGACCCCCGGCTCCTGGCCGTGAGCGGCATCGTCGTCACGATCGTCATGGCCTGCTTCGTCCTGCACACCACCCTCCACCTGGAGCCGTCGGTCGTCGCGATCTCCGGCGGCCTGATCCTCCTCGCCGTCTCCCGGCTCGATGCGCGCAAGGTCGCGGCGGACGTCGAGTGGGAGACCCTGGCGTTCTTCGCCGGCCTGTTCGTGATGGTCGGCGCCATGGTCCAGACAGGGATCCTCACCGACCTCGGGCAGGCCGCGGCCCGCGCACTGGAAGGCAACCTGTTCGGCGCCTCCATGGCCCTGCTGTTCGGATCGATCGTGCCGTCCGCGGTCATCGACAACATCCCCTTCGTCGCCTCGACCAGCCCGGTCGTCTCCGAGATCGTCGCCGCCTCCGGAGGAGGCGAGCAGGCGCAGGTGTTGTGGTGGTCCTTCGCACTGGGCGCGGACCTGGCGGGCAACGCCACGATCATCGCCTCCTCCGCCAACGTCGTCACCGTCGGCATCGCAGACCGCGCCGGACACCACATCTCCTTCTGGCAGTTCAGCCGCTACGGCCTGGTCGTCACCGCTGTCACCACCGTGCTGGCCGGGGCGTACGTGTGGCTGCGCTACTTCGCCCTCGCCTGA